Proteins found in one Zea mays cultivar B73 chromosome 1, Zm-B73-REFERENCE-NAM-5.0, whole genome shotgun sequence genomic segment:
- the LOC103634592 gene encoding myb-related protein 2 isoform X1, with the protein MHNRIEEMYHHQQQLQSHSHFLSSRQTFPPERHMLLQGGSIPAEPGLVLSTDAKPRLKWTPELHERFVEAVNQLGGPDKATPKTIMRLMGVPGLTLYHLKSHLQKYRLSKNIHAQANGVNAKNGNHSILSLPSSYRPPIKLNTECPFCSSVIGCTMAMDKPLEGNGSPASHLNLGTQTNKSVHIGEALQMQIEVQRRLHEQLEVQRHLQLRIEAQGKYLQSVLEKAQETLSKQNAGSVGVETAKMQLSELVSKVSTECLQHAFTGFEEIDGSQILQGHTIQLGDGSVDSCLTACDGSQKDQDILSISLSAHRGKEIGGMTFDIQEKERGREDLFLDKLSMTPPGQLDRRERGSFSMTRKAAKLDLNINDTTDGPQNCKKIDLNGFNWT; encoded by the exons ATGCATAACAGAATTGAAGAG ATGTATCATCATCAACAACAGCTTCAGAGCCACAGTCATTTCCTGTCTTCTAGGCAGACATTCCCTCCAGAAAGGCACATGCTTCTGCAAGGAGGGAGCATTCCAGCAGAGCCAGGGCTTGTGCTTTCCACTGATGCTAAACCTAGGTTAAAATGGACACCTGAACTACATGAGCGTTTTGTGGAGGCGGTAAACCAACTTGGTGGGCCTGACA AAGCTACACCGAAGACAATCATGAGACTCATGGGTGTCCCCGGACTAACACTATACCACCTTAAGAGTCATCTTCAG AAATACAGGCTAAGCAAAAACATCCATGCCCAAGCTAATGGTGTAAATGCAAAAAATGGTAATCATAGCATTCTCTCGTTACCTAGCAGTTATCGGCCTCCAATTAAGCTTAATACTGAATGCCCTTTCTGCTCTTCAGTGATTGGTTGCACCATGGCAATGGACAAACCACTTGAAGGAAATGGATCACCAGCTAGCCACTTAAACCTTGGAACCCAGACAAACAA ATCTGTGCACATAGGTGAAGCCCttcagatgcaaattgaagtacaGCGCCGACTGCATGAGCAACTAGAG GTACAAAGACATTTGCAACTCCGCATTGAAGCACAAGGGAAGTACCTACAATCTGTGCTAGAAAAGGCACAGGAGACACTTTCAAAGCAGAATGCAGGGTCAGTCGGTGTAGAAACCGCGAAGATGCAACTGTCAGAATTAGTCTCAAAAGTATCGACAGAATGCCTCCAGCATGCATTTACAGGCTTTGAGGAGATTGATGGTTCCCAAATTCTACAAGGCCATACCATCCAACTTGGCGATGGGTCAGTTGACAGCTGCTTAACTGCCTGTGACGGCTCACAGAAAGATCAAGATATCCTGTCAATCAGTCTTTCCGCTCACAGAGGAAAGGAGATAGGAGGCATGACCTTTGATatacaagagaaagaaagaggaagagaggatttgTTTCTTGACAAGCTAAGCATGACGCCTCCAGGCCAactagacaggcgtgagagaggaagTTTTAGTATGACACGGAAGGCAGCAAAACTGGATCTGAACATCAATGATACCACTGATGGGCCACAGAACTGCAAGAAAATTGACTTGAATGGGTTCAACTGGACCTAG
- the LOC103634592 gene encoding myb-related protein 2 isoform X2, protein MHNRIEEMYHHQQQLQSHSHFLSSRQTFPPERHMLLQGGSIPAEPGLVLSTDAKPRLKWTPELHERFVEAVNQLGGPDKATPKTIMRLMGVPGLTLYHLKSHLQKYRLSKNIHAQANGVNAKNVIGCTMAMDKPLEGNGSPASHLNLGTQTNKSVHIGEALQMQIEVQRRLHEQLEVQRHLQLRIEAQGKYLQSVLEKAQETLSKQNAGSVGVETAKMQLSELVSKVSTECLQHAFTGFEEIDGSQILQGHTIQLGDGSVDSCLTACDGSQKDQDILSISLSAHRGKEIGGMTFDIQEKERGREDLFLDKLSMTPPGQLDRRERGSFSMTRKAAKLDLNINDTTDGPQNCKKIDLNGFNWT, encoded by the exons ATGCATAACAGAATTGAAGAG ATGTATCATCATCAACAACAGCTTCAGAGCCACAGTCATTTCCTGTCTTCTAGGCAGACATTCCCTCCAGAAAGGCACATGCTTCTGCAAGGAGGGAGCATTCCAGCAGAGCCAGGGCTTGTGCTTTCCACTGATGCTAAACCTAGGTTAAAATGGACACCTGAACTACATGAGCGTTTTGTGGAGGCGGTAAACCAACTTGGTGGGCCTGACA AAGCTACACCGAAGACAATCATGAGACTCATGGGTGTCCCCGGACTAACACTATACCACCTTAAGAGTCATCTTCAG AAATACAGGCTAAGCAAAAACATCCATGCCCAAGCTAATGGTGTAAATGCAAAAAATG TGATTGGTTGCACCATGGCAATGGACAAACCACTTGAAGGAAATGGATCACCAGCTAGCCACTTAAACCTTGGAACCCAGACAAACAA ATCTGTGCACATAGGTGAAGCCCttcagatgcaaattgaagtacaGCGCCGACTGCATGAGCAACTAGAG GTACAAAGACATTTGCAACTCCGCATTGAAGCACAAGGGAAGTACCTACAATCTGTGCTAGAAAAGGCACAGGAGACACTTTCAAAGCAGAATGCAGGGTCAGTCGGTGTAGAAACCGCGAAGATGCAACTGTCAGAATTAGTCTCAAAAGTATCGACAGAATGCCTCCAGCATGCATTTACAGGCTTTGAGGAGATTGATGGTTCCCAAATTCTACAAGGCCATACCATCCAACTTGGCGATGGGTCAGTTGACAGCTGCTTAACTGCCTGTGACGGCTCACAGAAAGATCAAGATATCCTGTCAATCAGTCTTTCCGCTCACAGAGGAAAGGAGATAGGAGGCATGACCTTTGATatacaagagaaagaaagaggaagagaggatttgTTTCTTGACAAGCTAAGCATGACGCCTCCAGGCCAactagacaggcgtgagagaggaagTTTTAGTATGACACGGAAGGCAGCAAAACTGGATCTGAACATCAATGATACCACTGATGGGCCACAGAACTGCAAGAAAATTGACTTGAATGGGTTCAACTGGACCTAG